The Desulfovibrio porci genome includes a region encoding these proteins:
- a CDS encoding hydrogenase maturation nickel metallochaperone HypA: MAIAQSLLAMAEEEIARQNCTRLEMVRVEYGALSGVVPESLQFGFETLIKGTPHEGARLELVCLPLRLRCPFCGKVFGGEGQDALWQPCPGCGEQFGHVVEQGKELILSRLEAR, from the coding sequence ATGGCTATCGCACAAAGCCTTCTGGCTATGGCAGAGGAAGAAATAGCCCGCCAGAACTGCACCCGTCTGGAAATGGTGCGCGTGGAGTACGGCGCGCTGTCGGGCGTGGTGCCCGAATCGCTGCAATTCGGCTTTGAAACCCTGATCAAGGGCACGCCTCACGAAGGGGCCCGGCTGGAGCTGGTCTGCCTGCCCTTGCGCCTGCGTTGCCCGTTCTGCGGCAAGGTGTTCGGCGGTGAAGGGCAGGATGCCCTCTGGCAGCCGTGCCCCGGCTGCGGCGAGCAGTTCGGACATGTGGTGGAGCAGGGCAAGGAGTTAATTTTGAGCCGCCTGGAAGCCCGCTAG
- a CDS encoding YigZ family protein — translation MARYPIPAAGPDRPHCTELLIRRSRFLAQCAHTPGPEAARAFVESIRRANADATHNCWAYAAGAPGHTARIGSSDDGEPHGTAGRPMLQVLLHCGIGEICVVVTRWFGGVKLGTGGLVRAYQDSVRENLTGLALAEQVPLSRLECTVSYAHLDALRRLLPAFEAKIADEDYQAEARLRLSLPEEQAAAFCRAVAGASNGAALCRVLETDADGG, via the coding sequence ATGGCGCGTTATCCCATCCCCGCCGCCGGGCCGGACCGGCCCCACTGCACGGAGCTGCTCATCCGCCGCAGCCGCTTTCTGGCCCAATGCGCCCATACGCCGGGACCGGAGGCCGCGCGGGCTTTTGTGGAATCCATCCGCCGGGCCAACGCCGACGCCACCCACAACTGCTGGGCCTATGCCGCGGGTGCGCCGGGCCACACCGCGCGGATCGGCTCCTCCGACGACGGCGAACCCCACGGCACGGCCGGGCGGCCCATGCTGCAAGTGCTGCTGCACTGCGGCATCGGGGAGATCTGCGTAGTGGTGACGCGCTGGTTCGGCGGGGTCAAGCTGGGTACCGGAGGGCTGGTTCGGGCCTATCAGGACTCGGTACGCGAAAATCTGACAGGTCTGGCCCTGGCCGAACAAGTGCCGCTGTCCCGGCTGGAATGCACCGTGAGCTACGCCCACCTGGACGCGTTGCGCCGCCTTCTGCCCGCCTTTGAGGCCAAGATCGCGGATGAGGATTACCAGGCCGAGGCCCGGTTGCGCCTCAGCCTGCCGGAAGAACAGGCGGCGGCCTTTTGCAGGGCCGTGGCCGGTGCGAGCAACGGCGCGGCGCTCTGCCGGGTTCTGGAAACTGATGCGGACGGCGGATAA
- a CDS encoding MFS transporter — protein MPDRRIRRQQAANTANVGTWRTLREICNRNFSVVTLINLLVMTAYYLIFVTSTAYARDAFAASLSTAGFTAGIMVIGCLVGRFVTGNLLSIFGCRMVLFAGLLLYVVSMAGFFLVDSLGLLLAQRFWAGVGVGVIGTATGTIVAYVIPQRHHGFGVSLFSMSTALALALGPFLGITLSTRIGYATLMWVNVGIALVCMLIFFGLAALPSMRHRHRSFFSLNSYIDPRVVRFSLVALVVCLSYGCVQAFMTSFAAERALSGPASLFFLLYAVAALATRPLTGRLFDTRGENVIFYPILLLTALSLILLARAESGWMLLLAGLVLGMASATSSPWGRPYPSRWSRVPALPRPPRPFSSFLIWASAWVRISSVSWCLPWGTAACTRRWPLPCWPRWAFTICCMGGLRVRAY, from the coding sequence ATGCCTGATCGCCGCATCCGCCGCCAACAGGCGGCAAACACAGCCAACGTGGGAACATGGAGGACGCTGCGGGAGATCTGCAACCGCAACTTCAGTGTGGTGACGCTGATCAACCTGCTGGTGATGACCGCCTATTATCTGATATTTGTCACCAGCACCGCCTATGCCCGGGATGCCTTCGCTGCAAGCCTGAGCACCGCCGGTTTTACCGCCGGCATCATGGTCATCGGCTGTCTGGTCGGGCGTTTCGTCACCGGTAACTTGCTGTCTATTTTCGGTTGCCGGATGGTTCTTTTCGCCGGGTTGCTGCTGTACGTCGTCAGCATGGCGGGCTTTTTTCTGGTGGATTCCCTGGGCTTGCTGTTGGCGCAACGCTTCTGGGCCGGTGTGGGCGTGGGCGTTATCGGCACGGCCACGGGCACCATTGTGGCCTATGTAATTCCGCAGCGGCACCACGGCTTCGGGGTCAGCCTGTTCAGCATGAGCACGGCTCTGGCCCTGGCCCTGGGGCCGTTTCTGGGCATCACTCTGAGCACGCGCATAGGTTATGCGACGCTGATGTGGGTCAATGTGGGCATCGCCCTGGTCTGCATGCTCATCTTTTTCGGGCTGGCGGCCCTGCCGTCCATGCGCCACCGCCATCGTTCCTTCTTTAGCTTGAACAGCTACATTGACCCGCGCGTGGTGCGCTTTTCCCTCGTGGCCCTGGTGGTCTGTCTGAGCTACGGCTGCGTGCAGGCCTTTATGACCTCTTTCGCCGCCGAGCGCGCCCTTTCCGGTCCGGCCAGCCTGTTCTTTCTGTTGTACGCCGTGGCCGCCCTGGCCACCAGGCCGCTGACGGGCCGCCTGTTCGACACCCGCGGCGAAAACGTCATTTTTTATCCCATCCTGTTGCTGACCGCGCTTTCCCTGATTCTCCTCGCCCGCGCGGAAAGCGGCTGGATGCTGCTGCTGGCCGGTCTGGTGCTCGGTATGGCTTCGGCAACTTCCAGTCCGTGGGGCAGGCCGTATCCCTCTCGCTGGTCTCGCGTTCCCGCTTTGCCCAGGCCACCACGACCTTTTTCATCTTTTTTGATATGGGCATCGGCTTGGGTCCGTATATCTTCGGTTTCCTGGTGCCTTCCGTGGGGTACGGCGGCATGTACCAGGCGCTGGCCTTTACCGTGCTGGCCGCGCTGGGCCTTTACTATATGCTGCATGGGAGGTTTGCGGGTTAGGGCGTATTGA
- a CDS encoding efflux RND transporter periplasmic adaptor subunit: protein MRHFPYSCLLLPLLAVLLTACSGDDGKTGGPPPAPVHVRPVARADVPRLLHVVGNVKASATVGVKPRVTGEIQEIHFREGQDVREGDPLIGIDPRPFEAALREKRGLLAKSQAQLSKANDDMRRYGKLVGGGYVSREAYEQTATEAAALKATVQSDKAAVESAALDLSYCTVTAPISGRVGALNVDKGNMVKTTDDTPVVTIDTLSPIYVNFSVPEAHLPVILERMRQGKVSIRATPTGGTVESGLLTLVDNTVDTRTGTIRLRGTFENSDRRLWPGQFVEVELPLGVARQALTVPSRAVQFGREESYVYLVGKDDRAVYRKVKVLFEHQGVSVVEGELAEGDRVVVDGQVRLAPGLAVQVLE, encoded by the coding sequence ATGAGACATTTTCCGTACAGTTGTTTGTTGTTGCCGCTGCTGGCGGTTCTGTTGACCGCCTGTTCGGGCGACGACGGCAAGACCGGCGGCCCGCCGCCCGCGCCCGTGCATGTCCGGCCCGTGGCGCGCGCCGACGTGCCGCGTCTGCTGCATGTGGTGGGCAATGTCAAGGCTTCGGCCACGGTGGGGGTCAAACCCAGGGTCACGGGCGAGATCCAGGAAATCCATTTCAGGGAAGGTCAGGACGTACGGGAAGGGGATCCGCTGATCGGCATTGATCCGCGTCCCTTTGAGGCCGCATTGCGCGAAAAGCGCGGTCTGCTGGCCAAATCCCAGGCCCAGTTGAGCAAGGCCAACGACGACATGCGCCGCTACGGCAAGCTGGTGGGCGGCGGCTATGTGAGCCGCGAGGCCTACGAGCAGACCGCCACCGAAGCGGCGGCCCTCAAGGCCACGGTGCAGTCGGACAAGGCCGCCGTGGAAAGCGCGGCCCTGGATCTTTCCTACTGCACGGTGACCGCGCCCATCAGCGGTCGGGTGGGCGCTCTCAATGTGGACAAGGGCAATATGGTCAAGACCACGGACGACACGCCCGTAGTGACCATCGACACGCTCTCGCCCATCTATGTGAATTTTTCCGTGCCCGAGGCGCATCTGCCGGTGATTCTGGAGCGCATGCGCCAGGGCAAGGTGTCCATCAGGGCCACACCCACGGGCGGAACAGTGGAAAGCGGCCTGCTGACCCTGGTGGACAATACCGTGGACACGCGCACCGGCACCATCCGCCTGCGCGGCACGTTTGAAAATTCTGACCGCCGCCTCTGGCCCGGCCAGTTTGTGGAAGTGGAACTGCCTCTGGGCGTGGCGCGGCAGGCATTGACCGTGCCCAGCCGCGCCGTGCAGTTTGGCCGCGAGGAATCCTACGTCTATCTGGTCGGCAAGGATGATCGCGCCGTGTACCGCAAGGTCAAGGTGCTCTTCGAGCATCAGGGCGTCAGCGTGGTGGAGGGCGAACTGGCCGAAGGCGACCGGGTGGTGGTGGACGGCCAGGTGCGGCTGGCGCCGGGTCTGGCGGTGCAGGTTCTGGAATAA
- a CDS encoding S41 family peptidase, which yields MRVFVRSCIFALLLVLCGLSAVQTADAAAKKEPAKEAPNKFEALKRFSQVLDLVERYYVKDVTQTDLINGAVKGMLQGLDPHSTFMNTEEYKEMQETTSGEFFGVGIEISMENGQVVVVTPIEDTPAFRAGLQSGDVILSINGQPTQELSLQEVVSRIRGAKGTEVELTVLHSDAKTPQTVRIVRDAIPLISVKSKKLDDGYYWVRLTRFSERTTEELKEALKDAEKESKATGGLKGIVLDLRNNPGGLLDQAVSVSDIFLQKGVIVSIKGRRDNTDRVYEAKKQSDDVRVPMVVLVNAGSASASEIVAGALRDQKRALILGERSFGKGSVQNIIPLSDGSGLKLTVALYYTPNGSSIQAEGIVPDLEVVFEPPRTEDKDNPRFLLREQDLNRHLENGKDKKGGQSKAKKDEGKEQLARDNQLRMALQVVKSLPKMREIQN from the coding sequence ATGCGTGTTTTTGTCCGCTCCTGCATTTTTGCGCTTCTTCTGGTTCTGTGCGGCCTGAGCGCGGTCCAGACCGCCGATGCGGCGGCCAAAAAAGAACCCGCCAAGGAAGCCCCCAACAAATTCGAAGCGTTGAAACGCTTCAGCCAGGTGCTCGACCTGGTGGAACGCTATTACGTGAAGGATGTGACCCAGACGGACCTGATCAACGGGGCCGTCAAGGGCATGCTGCAGGGCCTTGACCCGCACTCCACCTTCATGAATACGGAAGAATACAAGGAAATGCAGGAAACCACCTCCGGCGAATTCTTCGGGGTGGGCATTGAAATTTCCATGGAGAACGGCCAGGTCGTGGTGGTGACGCCCATTGAGGACACCCCGGCCTTCCGCGCGGGTCTCCAGTCCGGCGACGTGATCCTGTCCATCAACGGCCAGCCCACGCAGGAGCTTTCGTTGCAGGAAGTCGTCTCGCGCATCCGGGGAGCCAAGGGCACGGAAGTGGAGCTGACCGTCCTGCACAGCGACGCCAAGACCCCGCAGACCGTGCGCATCGTGCGCGACGCCATTCCCCTGATCAGCGTCAAGTCCAAGAAGCTGGACGACGGCTACTACTGGGTGCGCCTGACCCGCTTCTCCGAACGCACCACCGAGGAACTCAAGGAAGCGCTCAAGGATGCGGAAAAGGAAAGCAAGGCCACGGGCGGCCTCAAGGGCATTGTGCTGGATCTGCGCAACAATCCCGGCGGCCTGCTGGACCAGGCGGTCAGCGTGTCCGACATCTTCCTGCAAAAGGGCGTGATCGTTTCCATCAAGGGCCGTCGTGACAACACTGACCGTGTCTACGAAGCCAAAAAACAGTCCGACGACGTGCGCGTGCCCATGGTTGTGCTGGTCAACGCCGGTTCGGCCTCGGCCTCGGAAATTGTGGCTGGCGCGTTGCGCGACCAGAAGCGCGCCCTGATTCTGGGCGAACGCTCCTTCGGCAAGGGGTCGGTGCAGAACATCATTCCGCTGTCCGACGGCTCCGGCCTCAAGCTGACGGTGGCCCTGTACTATACGCCCAACGGCAGTTCCATTCAGGCCGAGGGCATCGTGCCCGACCTGGAAGTGGTCTTTGAACCGCCGCGCACCGAGGACAAGGATAACCCGCGTTTCCTCCTGCGCGAGCAGGACCTCAACCGCCATCTGGAAAACGGCAAGGACAAGAAGGGCGGCCAGAGCAAGGCCAAAAAAGACGAGGGCAAGGAGCAGCTGGCCCGCGACAATCAGCTGCGCATGGCTCTTCAGGTCGTGAAAAGTCTGCCCAAGATGCGGGAGATTCAGAATTAG
- a CDS encoding MarR family winged helix-turn-helix transcriptional regulator codes for MDLTCKWITLANRHYYMYLGKALAPLGINTSQYLFILALCREPGITQDKLPERIGINKSNVTRALTQLERAGFIRRESNPHDKRTTTVHPTQRAYDLYPRIMRVVAHWDAAVTSRFSGQEKETLQTLLQRLTDAAKAFKDDAMTGDPQL; via the coding sequence TTGGATCTGACCTGCAAATGGATCACACTGGCCAACCGCCACTACTACATGTATCTCGGCAAGGCGCTCGCGCCGTTGGGCATCAATACAAGCCAGTATCTTTTCATCCTCGCGCTGTGCAGAGAGCCGGGCATTACCCAGGACAAACTGCCCGAGCGCATCGGCATCAACAAAAGCAATGTGACGCGCGCCCTGACGCAGCTGGAGCGGGCCGGCTTCATCCGCCGGGAAAGCAATCCGCACGACAAACGCACCACCACCGTCCATCCGACGCAGCGGGCTTATGACCTCTACCCGCGAATCATGCGGGTCGTGGCCCACTGGGATGCCGCCGTCACCAGCCGTTTCTCCGGGCAGGAGAAAGAAACCTTGCAGACGCTCTTGCAACGTCTCACCGACGCCGCCAAGGCATTCAAGGACGACGCGATGACGGGCGATCCTCAACTCTGA
- a CDS encoding tetratricopeptide repeat protein has product MRPPKYLGVYSQPSAKADGSRKTLFFVWELAEAGYAVQQLDSAFQPRAEARRVSAARFAAHFRAEPSILAMPMTMLDVRALADLPESPAPTESESKAPELDGDLLSGLDNARRAKQTEITLRENFRKALLRLKRPRERQAAITALEQLAAATENISPVHKHMFRDFGAKLRKTAMPDLALLFGKRALELAPEDDHAHFNLARILCAMGAYDEAAAHIHTAMRLDAREALYPRMLAHIRKEKQLRPGKNRPRRTR; this is encoded by the coding sequence ATGCGTCCTCCAAAATATCTTGGCGTATACTCTCAGCCCTCGGCCAAGGCGGACGGCTCCCGCAAGACGCTCTTTTTCGTCTGGGAACTGGCGGAAGCGGGTTACGCGGTGCAACAACTGGACAGCGCCTTCCAGCCCAGGGCGGAGGCGCGACGCGTCAGCGCCGCCCGTTTCGCCGCGCACTTCCGGGCCGAGCCCTCCATTCTGGCCATGCCCATGACCATGCTGGACGTCCGCGCCCTGGCGGACCTTCCGGAGTCGCCCGCTCCGACCGAGTCCGAGTCAAAAGCCCCGGAACTGGACGGCGACCTGCTGAGCGGCCTGGACAACGCGCGACGGGCCAAACAGACGGAAATCACACTACGCGAAAACTTCCGCAAGGCCTTATTGCGCCTGAAGCGCCCGCGCGAGCGGCAGGCCGCCATCACCGCGCTGGAGCAGCTGGCGGCCGCCACCGAGAATATTTCGCCCGTCCACAAGCATATGTTCCGCGATTTCGGCGCGAAACTGCGCAAAACAGCCATGCCGGACTTGGCCCTGCTTTTCGGCAAGCGGGCTCTGGAACTGGCCCCGGAGGACGATCACGCCCATTTCAACCTGGCCCGCATCCTCTGCGCCATGGGCGCGTATGACGAAGCCGCCGCGCACATTCACACGGCCATGCGCCTGGACGCCCGCGAAGCCCTCTATCCCAGGATGCTGGCCCATATCAGGAAAGAAAAACAGCTCAGGCCCGGCAAAAACCGTCCCCGGCGGACGCGCTGA
- the ndk gene encoding nucleoside-diphosphate kinase — protein sequence MQDTLAIIKPDAVARDLAGEILAAVQAAGLRIVGLKMLRLSKAQAQGFYAVHAERPFFDSLTDYMASGPVVCVALRGEDAVARYRALMGATNPEQAEPGTLRHKYGQSLEANAVHGSDGPDTAAVELAFFFNKLEIVE from the coding sequence ATGCAGGACACCCTTGCCATCATCAAGCCGGACGCCGTGGCGCGCGATCTTGCCGGGGAAATCCTGGCCGCCGTGCAGGCCGCCGGACTCCGCATCGTCGGTCTGAAAATGCTGCGTCTGAGCAAGGCCCAGGCCCAGGGCTTTTACGCCGTGCACGCGGAACGCCCCTTTTTTGACAGCCTGACGGATTATATGGCCTCCGGGCCGGTGGTCTGCGTCGCGTTGCGGGGCGAGGACGCTGTGGCCCGCTACCGGGCGCTGATGGGCGCCACAAATCCGGAGCAGGCCGAACCCGGCACCTTGCGTCACAAATACGGGCAGAGCCTTGAGGCCAACGCCGTGCACGGTTCCGACGGACCGGACACCGCCGCCGTGGAACTGGCCTTTTTCTTCAACAAACTTGAAATAGTGGAGTGA
- a CDS encoding divergent polysaccharide deacetylase family protein yields the protein MYDKERNGSPLTGPLGSGGGLRASSRLGLGGLVWLLCSLVFSLWLGDGLNVPDVAERGGPAASDARIDAVGRQAAPPMGEREARLALAGLDALVIRTLPQALPFARWRREEELPPGVADAGARRYRITGRCAPLRLAVALLEKLHPATTSDFSALSAAGRDALRPRLAWTDEGVLEIRLNGRLSHSFYFPGRERELADLARPMPTAALVLVIDDLGRSLEAAEALAALPFPVTLAVWPLAPKTGATAALAGQMGLDCLVHLPMEPLPRADGSRPKPGPGALFADMSPQALAAVLEPDLAAAPTALGLNNHMGSRFTGSASASRLLCAQLAGRGFVVLDSLTQPHSRLAEAARAAGLVSVSRAVFLDTRRESSAVLAALDAAAARARSAGFAVAIGHPYPETLSALRRWQDKAATPVVPLRRLVWHLAQRQAARDARGR from the coding sequence GTGTACGATAAAGAAAGAAACGGCAGCCCCCTGACCGGCCCCCTCGGGTCCGGCGGGGGGCTGCGTGCTTCCAGCCGCCTGGGGCTGGGCGGCCTGGTCTGGCTGTTGTGCTCCCTGGTTTTTTCGCTCTGGTTGGGCGATGGGCTCAACGTGCCGGACGTTGCGGAACGGGGCGGCCCCGCCGCTTCTGACGCCCGGATCGACGCCGTCGGCCGTCAGGCGGCGCCGCCAATGGGCGAGCGGGAAGCCCGGCTCGCACTGGCCGGGCTGGACGCGCTGGTCATCCGGACGCTGCCCCAGGCCCTGCCGTTCGCCCGCTGGCGGCGCGAGGAAGAACTGCCGCCGGGCGTCGCGGACGCGGGCGCGCGCCGGTATCGGATCACAGGACGCTGCGCGCCGTTGCGCCTGGCCGTGGCGCTGCTGGAAAAGCTGCATCCGGCGACGACTTCGGACTTTTCCGCCCTGTCCGCCGCCGGGCGGGACGCTTTGCGTCCTCGTCTGGCCTGGACGGATGAGGGCGTGCTGGAAATCCGCCTCAACGGGCGGTTGAGCCACAGTTTCTATTTCCCCGGCCGGGAGCGGGAACTGGCCGACCTGGCCCGGCCCATGCCCACAGCCGCGCTGGTTCTGGTCATAGATGATCTGGGCCGGAGCCTGGAAGCCGCCGAAGCCCTGGCCGCCCTGCCTTTTCCCGTGACCCTGGCCGTCTGGCCGCTCGCGCCCAAAACCGGCGCGACAGCGGCCCTGGCCGGACAGATGGGTCTGGATTGTCTGGTGCATCTGCCCATGGAGCCCTTGCCGCGCGCCGACGGCTCCCGTCCCAAACCCGGACCGGGCGCGCTGTTCGCGGATATGAGCCCGCAGGCTCTGGCCGCCGTGCTGGAACCCGACCTGGCCGCCGCGCCCACGGCACTGGGCCTGAATAATCATATGGGTTCCCGCTTCACGGGCAGCGCCTCCGCCAGCCGTTTGCTCTGCGCGCAACTGGCCGGGCGCGGTTTTGTTGTTCTGGACAGCCTGACCCAGCCCCATTCCCGGCTGGCGGAGGCGGCCCGCGCCGCCGGACTGGTCAGCGTGAGCCGGGCTGTTTTTCTGGATACGCGCCGGGAAAGCTCCGCTGTTCTTGCCGCCCTGGACGCGGCGGCGGCCAGGGCGCGCTCCGCCGGTTTTGCCGTGGCCATCGGCCATCCCTATCCGGAAACGCTCAGCGCGTTGCGCCGCTGGCAGGACAAGGCCGCTACGCCCGTCGTTCCCTTGCGCCGCCTGGTCTGGCATCTGGCGCAACGCCAGGCGGCGCGGGACGCGCGCGGCCGCTGA
- a CDS encoding rubrerythrin family protein produces the protein MSKTQENLMAAFAGESQANRKYLAFAQVADKEGMPQVAKLFRAAAAAETIHAHAHLKNAGKIGDTAANLQSALEGETYEFTKMYPEMIKDAQAEGKTAVAKYFEFANKVEEVHANLYKKAIADPSGLANVDYYVCKICGYTHEGPCDACPVCGAGAAAFFKVEECCK, from the coding sequence ATGAGCAAGACCCAGGAAAATCTGATGGCCGCCTTTGCAGGCGAGTCCCAGGCCAATCGTAAATACCTCGCTTTCGCCCAGGTGGCCGACAAGGAAGGCATGCCGCAGGTCGCCAAGCTGTTCCGCGCCGCCGCCGCCGCTGAGACCATCCATGCGCACGCGCACCTGAAAAACGCCGGCAAGATCGGCGACACGGCCGCCAATCTGCAGTCCGCCCTGGAAGGCGAGACCTACGAATTCACCAAGATGTACCCCGAAATGATCAAGGACGCCCAGGCCGAAGGCAAGACCGCTGTGGCCAAGTACTTCGAATTCGCCAACAAGGTGGAAGAAGTGCACGCCAACCTGTACAAGAAGGCGATTGCCGATCCTTCCGGCCTTGCCAATGTGGACTATTATGTCTGCAAGATCTGCGGCTACACCCACGAAGGTCCCTGCGACGCCTGTCCCGTGTGCGGCGCCGGCGCGGCGGCTTTCTTCAAGGTGGAAGAGTGCTGCAAGTAG
- a CDS encoding AMIN domain-containing protein — MNKVILSLLLAVCILGMALIMLNERLGRKSEPAPAPAAEVSQPTTPDNGADLPPLPADGGRNGFAAPPEAAREEPKLPPLPRDDAETAMPAVEQTPERAQTPPASPAAPAPQTAEREHPGASTPPPAAERPAPSAKAESGTPARAEAKKDERPAQTEKAKAEKPKAEKTAAPRERSISRFVVFARDKGATVRLTGNAPLRYKSMNLSNPERVVVDLEGQWQIKAPGVPGNPLVSNVRVGKMGDKTRVVIDLKEKPRTTRLVLAKDGNTLDVRVDQ; from the coding sequence ATGAACAAAGTCATTCTCAGTCTTCTTCTGGCGGTCTGCATCTTGGGCATGGCGCTGATCATGCTCAATGAACGTCTGGGCCGCAAATCTGAACCCGCCCCGGCCCCGGCGGCGGAAGTCAGCCAACCAACCACGCCGGACAACGGCGCGGACCTGCCGCCGCTTCCGGCGGACGGCGGCCGCAACGGATTCGCCGCACCGCCGGAAGCGGCCCGCGAAGAACCCAAACTGCCGCCTTTGCCCCGGGACGACGCCGAAACCGCCATGCCCGCCGTGGAGCAGACACCGGAGCGGGCTCAAACGCCCCCGGCTTCACCTGCCGCTCCCGCGCCGCAGACAGCCGAGCGTGAACATCCGGGCGCGTCCACGCCGCCCCCGGCCGCGGAGCGCCCCGCGCCGTCCGCCAAGGCGGAAAGCGGAACGCCCGCCCGCGCCGAGGCCAAAAAAGACGAGCGCCCGGCCCAGACTGAAAAGGCCAAGGCCGAAAAGCCCAAGGCGGAAAAAACCGCAGCCCCGCGTGAACGCAGCATCAGCCGTTTTGTGGTCTTCGCGCGGGACAAGGGGGCCACGGTGCGCCTGACGGGCAACGCGCCCCTCCGTTACAAGAGCATGAATCTGAGCAATCCCGAGCGCGTGGTGGTTGACCTGGAGGGCCAGTGGCAGATCAAGGCACCGGGCGTGCCCGGCAACCCCCTGGTAAGCAATGTGCGCGTCGGCAAAATGGGTGACAAGACCCGCGTGGTCATCGACCTCAAGGAAAAACCGCGCACCACCCGTCTGGTGCTTGCCAAGGACGGCAACACGCTGGACGTACGGGTGGATCAGTAA
- the proC gene encoding pyrroline-5-carboxylate reductase, producing the protein MKITTIGCVGCGNMGGAILAGLADSLHAGYAFCGYNRTPERMKPLLEKGVTAKADARAVAEDSHIVILAVKPYQAAAVLAEMRPKLGADKVLVSVAAGISLKSLREAAGDRCAVVRCMPNTPALVGKGVFAFSFEEDATSESKAGLMELFGALGLCLELPEARFTAFSALIGAGPAYVFEMMQGLVQAGVTLGFQHKEARRMVAALFAGSARMAELNPAPLMQLRDEVCSPGGLTIAGVNQLDRAGLPGLLVDAVLAADARGREMES; encoded by the coding sequence GTGAAGATCACCACAATAGGCTGCGTGGGCTGCGGCAATATGGGCGGGGCCATTCTCGCCGGTCTGGCGGACAGCCTGCATGCGGGCTATGCGTTCTGCGGCTATAATCGCACGCCGGAACGCATGAAGCCTCTTCTGGAAAAGGGCGTGACGGCCAAAGCCGACGCCCGTGCCGTGGCGGAAGATTCGCATATTGTCATTCTGGCGGTCAAACCCTACCAGGCGGCCGCCGTGCTGGCGGAGATGCGCCCGAAGCTCGGCGCCGACAAGGTGCTGGTGTCCGTGGCGGCGGGCATCAGTTTGAAAAGCCTGCGTGAGGCCGCCGGTGACCGGTGCGCGGTGGTGCGCTGCATGCCCAACACCCCGGCCCTGGTGGGCAAGGGCGTTTTCGCGTTTTCCTTTGAGGAGGACGCAACGTCGGAGAGCAAAGCCGGGCTGATGGAACTCTTCGGTGCGCTGGGCCTCTGTCTGGAACTGCCCGAAGCCCGCTTTACCGCCTTTTCCGCCCTGATCGGCGCGGGCCCGGCCTATGTGTTCGAGATGATGCAGGGGCTGGTGCAGGCCGGTGTGACCCTGGGCTTTCAACACAAGGAAGCCCGCCGCATGGTGGCCGCGCTCTTTGCCGGTTCGGCGCGCATGGCCGAACTGAATCCCGCTCCGTTGATGCAGCTGCGCGACGAAGTCTGCTCGCCCGGCGGCCTGACCATTGCCGGGGTCAATCAGTTGGACCGCGCGGGCTTGCCGGGGCTTCTGGTGGATGCCGTACTGGCCGCCGATGCGCGCGGCCGGGAAATGGAAAGCTGA